A genomic region of Nocardioides plantarum contains the following coding sequences:
- a CDS encoding matrixin family metalloprotease, with the protein MARGVGGGSRREQRRWQRELEEQLRALPTYDGETPDGGAVTPLDRRLPPPPRPPRRADRRRTPGPHPGGERRRTVVTVGLTLAVIGVVVSASLTPFAAQLRGLLGFGDRGDSSTYQFLQSDELSGEPFRWSSCKPIRYVVNAAQAPDGWKDTLDRSLAAVSDATGLEFESKGSTDDGPSSSRDGGREPKPVLISWVTPQEEPQLEGDVVGVAGPGSIGDVYVTGTVFFDAPAFAEMEDDGDEGLERAVVMHELGHLVGLDHVDDERQLMYPSTTFQTSFGNGDLEGLAILGQGPC; encoded by the coding sequence GTGGCCAGGGGGGTGGGCGGGGGCAGCCGGCGCGAGCAGCGTCGTTGGCAGCGCGAGCTCGAGGAGCAGCTGCGTGCCCTGCCGACCTACGACGGCGAGACGCCCGACGGCGGCGCCGTCACCCCGCTCGACCGACGCCTGCCTCCGCCGCCGCGCCCCCCGCGCCGAGCCGACCGCCGTCGTACGCCGGGCCCGCACCCGGGCGGCGAGCGACGTCGCACGGTGGTCACCGTCGGGCTCACCCTGGCCGTGATCGGCGTGGTCGTCAGCGCGAGCCTCACCCCGTTCGCCGCCCAGCTGCGCGGGCTCCTCGGCTTCGGCGACCGTGGGGACAGCTCCACCTACCAGTTCCTGCAGTCCGACGAGCTCAGCGGCGAGCCGTTCCGGTGGAGCTCCTGCAAGCCGATCCGCTACGTCGTCAACGCAGCCCAGGCGCCCGACGGCTGGAAGGACACGCTGGACCGGTCGCTGGCCGCGGTCAGCGACGCCACCGGGCTCGAGTTCGAGTCGAAGGGCAGCACCGACGACGGGCCGTCGTCCTCGCGCGACGGGGGACGGGAGCCCAAGCCGGTGCTCATCAGCTGGGTGACGCCGCAGGAGGAGCCCCAGCTCGAGGGTGACGTCGTCGGGGTCGCCGGCCCGGGCTCGATCGGCGACGTCTACGTCACCGGCACCGTCTTCTTCGACGCGCCGGCCTTCGCCGAGATGGAGGACGACGGCGACGAGGGCCTCGAGCGGGCGGTCGTCATGCACGAGCTCGGCCACCTCGTCGGTCTCGACCACGTCGACGACGAGCGCCAGCTGATGTATCCCTCGACCACGTTCCAGACGTCGTTCGGCAACGGCGACCTCGAGGGGCTGGCGATCCTGGGACAGGGACCCTGCTGA
- a CDS encoding ABC transporter substrate-binding protein, which translates to MRLLALAALLALSSALVACGDDAGEGEKRVPTPPRAVGAEVLEGTGTFPATVEHQFGTTTVPAEPKRVVSVGFTEQDVLLQLGVIPIAVTEWYGKQPDATWPWAHDLLGGATPEVLDSSDGFPIEKIAALEPDLIVGTNAGMEKRDYQLLSAIAPTVTSVPDSTPYFSPWQDQVLQVARALGREADGQTLVDRVESDFEAVADFHPEWKGRTATFSQGGPYDGQLYVYPAGLSTDFLTMLGFEITPGLEKYAPNVGEQALISGENVDLLEADVVVWATEDADMFAELQDFATVADLPAVKERRSVYTDEVLAGALYFITPLSLEYVLEHLTPRLEKAVAGQGPTEYDS; encoded by the coding sequence GTGCGCCTTCTCGCTCTTGCCGCGCTGCTCGCCCTGTCCTCGGCCCTCGTCGCCTGCGGCGACGACGCGGGCGAGGGGGAGAAGCGCGTCCCGACGCCGCCCCGGGCGGTCGGCGCCGAGGTGCTCGAGGGCACCGGCACGTTCCCGGCGACCGTCGAGCACCAGTTCGGCACCACGACGGTGCCGGCCGAGCCGAAGCGCGTCGTCAGCGTCGGCTTCACCGAGCAGGACGTGCTGCTGCAGCTCGGCGTCATCCCGATCGCGGTGACCGAGTGGTACGGCAAGCAGCCCGACGCGACCTGGCCGTGGGCCCACGACCTCCTCGGCGGGGCCACGCCCGAGGTGCTCGACTCCTCCGACGGGTTCCCCATCGAGAAGATCGCCGCCCTCGAGCCCGACCTCATCGTCGGCACCAACGCCGGCATGGAGAAGCGCGACTACCAGCTGCTCAGCGCGATCGCGCCCACCGTCACCAGCGTCCCCGACTCCACGCCCTACTTCTCGCCCTGGCAGGACCAGGTCCTCCAGGTCGCCCGCGCCCTGGGTCGCGAGGCCGACGGACAGACGCTCGTGGACCGGGTCGAGTCCGACTTCGAGGCCGTCGCCGACTTCCACCCCGAGTGGAAGGGGAGGACCGCGACGTTCTCCCAGGGCGGCCCCTACGACGGCCAGCTCTACGTCTACCCCGCCGGGCTCAGCACCGACTTCCTGACCATGCTCGGCTTCGAGATCACCCCCGGCCTGGAGAAGTACGCCCCGAACGTCGGTGAGCAGGCCCTGATCAGCGGCGAGAACGTCGACCTGCTCGAGGCCGACGTCGTCGTGTGGGCGACCGAGGACGCCGACATGTTCGCCGAGCTCCAGGACTTCGCCACCGTCGCGGACCTGCCGGCGGTCAAGGAGCGGCGCTCGGTCTACACCGACGAGGTCCTCGCCGGTGCCCTCTACTTCATCACCCCCCTCAGTCTCGAGTACGTGCTCGAGCACCTCACCCCGCGGCTCGAGAAGGCCGTCGCGGGCCAGGGCCCCACCGAGTACGACTCCTAG